One genomic window of Syngnathoides biaculeatus isolate LvHL_M chromosome 13, ASM1980259v1, whole genome shotgun sequence includes the following:
- the ttc19 gene encoding tetratricopeptide repeat protein 19, mitochondrial isoform X2 gives MAAAYLRGVLLMRVCGRAPVLGSSAQPSGSVWGSFGPLRAALRRVSGVQGNAVVTSQLWAGEPDDGAGRRGDGWKKMAATAAAAFWLSGSSEEPASEEEELMTLLKKAKLSIRRGELEEASSFLHAAAVLAQRRRHVPAIIYTYSQMANLAYVRGRLSQAEKLFKAAMSYMLAEGTAQDDNAFVEMSLKLAAMYAQQNKAELAEHGFRFCLETLEVKVQKLEETPADQLTDADQLLRKDTRLLLGLCLDSRARYLASTRRLAQAADDYRKALDICAQEQGPQHHQTLVLMSDLATILDMQGRHDDALALIRQAADAARASGHEDLHVLLANMAAVLLHAGRRDDGLRLLREALGLARRADDREAVRHILRSLRGAEAGPDGEGAEPRSS, from the exons ATGGCGGCCGCGTATTTGCGCGGCGTCCTGCTGATGCGCGTTTGCGGTCGTGCGCCCGTTTTGGGGAGTTCCGCGCAGCCGAGCGGTTCCGTTTGGGGTTCGTTCGGACCCCTTCGGGCTGCGCTTCGCAG GGTCAGCGGAGTCCAGGGGAACGCCGTCGTGACATCACAGCTGTGGGCGGGAGAACCCGACGACGGCGCGGGACGACGAGGAGATGGATGGAAGAAGatggcggcgacggcggcggcgg CCTTCTGGCTGTCGGGCTCCTCGGAGGAGCCGGCGAGCGAAGAGGAGGAGCTGATGACGCTTCTGAAGAAGGCCAAG CTCAGCATCCGGAGGGGCGAGCTGGAGGAGGCGTCGTCCTTCTTGcacgccgccgccgtcctcgcGCAGCGGCGGCGCCACGTACCCGCCATCATCTACACCTACAGCCAG ATGGCCAACCTGGCGTACGTTCGAGGTCGTCTGTCTCAG GCGGAGAAGCTCTTCAAGGCGGCCATGAGCTACATGCTGGCGGAGGGGACGGCGCAG GACGACAACGCCTTTGTGGAGATGTCGCTGAAGCTGGCCGCCATGTACGCCCAGCAGAACAA GGCGGAGctcgccgagcacggcttcaggTTCTGCTTGGAGACCCTGGAGGTCAAAGTGCAAAAGCTCGAGGAGACGCCCGCTGATCAGCTGACGG ATGCCGACCAGCTTCTGAGGAAGGACACGCGTCTCCTGCTGGGTTTGTGTCTGGACTCGCGCGCTCGCTACCTGGCGTCCACGCGGCGACTGGCGCAGGCGGCCGACGACTACCGCAAAGCGCTGGACATCTGCGCGCAGGAGCAGGGCCCGCAGCATcaccag ACCCTGGTCCTCATGAGCGATCTGGCCACCATCTTGGATATGCAGGGTCGCCACGACGACGCCCTGGCGCTGATCCGTCAGGCGGCCGACGCGGCCCGGGCCTCGGGACACGAGGACCTTCACGTCCTCCTGGCCAACATGGCCGCCGTCCTGCTGCACGCAG GTCGCCGCGACGACGGCCTGCGCCTGCTCCGCGAGGCTTTGGGGCTGGCGCGCCGAGCGGACGACCGGGAGGCCGTCCGGCACATCCTGCGGAGTCTCCGGGGGGCCGAGGCGGGTCCCGACGGCGAGGGGGCGGAGCCGCGTTCCTCCTAG
- the ttc19 gene encoding tetratricopeptide repeat protein 19, mitochondrial isoform X1, translated as MAAAYLRGVLLMRVCGRAPVLGSSAQPSGSVWGSFGPLRAALRRVSGVQGNAVVTSQLWAGEPDDGAGRRGDGWKKMAATAAAAFWLSGSSEEPASEEEELMTLLKKAKLSIRRGELEEASSFLHAAAVLAQRRRHVPAIIYTYSQMANLAYVRGRLSQAEKLFKAAMSYMLAEGTAQDDNAFVEMSLKLAAMYAQQNKAELAEHGFRFCLETLEVKVQKLEETPADQLTGEPHGAATAAAFASLTSPRARPDADQLLRKDTRLLLGLCLDSRARYLASTRRLAQAADDYRKALDICAQEQGPQHHQTLVLMSDLATILDMQGRHDDALALIRQAADAARASGHEDLHVLLANMAAVLLHAGRRDDGLRLLREALGLARRADDREAVRHILRSLRGAEAGPDGEGAEPRSS; from the exons ATGGCGGCCGCGTATTTGCGCGGCGTCCTGCTGATGCGCGTTTGCGGTCGTGCGCCCGTTTTGGGGAGTTCCGCGCAGCCGAGCGGTTCCGTTTGGGGTTCGTTCGGACCCCTTCGGGCTGCGCTTCGCAG GGTCAGCGGAGTCCAGGGGAACGCCGTCGTGACATCACAGCTGTGGGCGGGAGAACCCGACGACGGCGCGGGACGACGAGGAGATGGATGGAAGAAGatggcggcgacggcggcggcgg CCTTCTGGCTGTCGGGCTCCTCGGAGGAGCCGGCGAGCGAAGAGGAGGAGCTGATGACGCTTCTGAAGAAGGCCAAG CTCAGCATCCGGAGGGGCGAGCTGGAGGAGGCGTCGTCCTTCTTGcacgccgccgccgtcctcgcGCAGCGGCGGCGCCACGTACCCGCCATCATCTACACCTACAGCCAG ATGGCCAACCTGGCGTACGTTCGAGGTCGTCTGTCTCAG GCGGAGAAGCTCTTCAAGGCGGCCATGAGCTACATGCTGGCGGAGGGGACGGCGCAG GACGACAACGCCTTTGTGGAGATGTCGCTGAAGCTGGCCGCCATGTACGCCCAGCAGAACAA GGCGGAGctcgccgagcacggcttcaggTTCTGCTTGGAGACCCTGGAGGTCAAAGTGCAAAAGCTCGAGGAGACGCCCGCTGATCAGCTGACGGGTGAGCCCCACggcgccgccaccgccgccgcgtTTGCCAGTTTGACGTCGCCGCGTGCTCGGCCAGATGCCGACCAGCTTCTGAGGAAGGACACGCGTCTCCTGCTGGGTTTGTGTCTGGACTCGCGCGCTCGCTACCTGGCGTCCACGCGGCGACTGGCGCAGGCGGCCGACGACTACCGCAAAGCGCTGGACATCTGCGCGCAGGAGCAGGGCCCGCAGCATcaccag ACCCTGGTCCTCATGAGCGATCTGGCCACCATCTTGGATATGCAGGGTCGCCACGACGACGCCCTGGCGCTGATCCGTCAGGCGGCCGACGCGGCCCGGGCCTCGGGACACGAGGACCTTCACGTCCTCCTGGCCAACATGGCCGCCGTCCTGCTGCACGCAG GTCGCCGCGACGACGGCCTGCGCCTGCTCCGCGAGGCTTTGGGGCTGGCGCGCCGAGCGGACGACCGGGAGGCCGTCCGGCACATCCTGCGGAGTCTCCGGGGGGCCGAGGCGGGTCCCGACGGCGAGGGGGCGGAGCCGCGTTCCTCCTAG
- the LOC133510623 gene encoding glutamic acid-rich protein-like isoform X3, translating to MCAKAPAEELCAVKEEDERRVPHTRADVSEEYFHPDRRRETTESSNVKEEEEEEEEEEEEEDVEHPQVKKEDATEAPSIKEEEEEEDVTKKPLALVPFKHEGEGRRGEIREAEPPGGESSQRAEAEGDGDRRGPTQTDGLMAPLSDSDDVGSHSPDTDDDESRPSTRT from the exons ATGTGCGCAAAAGCGCCCGCAGAGGAACTTTGCGCAGTAAAAGAAGAGGACGAGCGACGAGTGCCGCACACGCGCGCCG ACGTGAGTGAAGAATATTTTCATCCTGATCGACGACGGGAGACAACAGAGTCGTCCAacgtgaaagaagaagaagaagaagaagaggaggaggaggaggaggaggacgtggAGCATCCTCAGGTTAAAAAGGAGGACGCGACAGAAGCCCCCagcatcaaagaggaggaggaggaagaagatgtCACCAAGAAGCCGTTGGCGCTTGTCCCTTTCAAGCACGAAGGTGAGGGTCGACGTGGCGAGATCAGAGAGGCGGAGCCTCCAGGCGGCGAATCGAGTCAACGCGCGGAAGCAGAGGGCGACGGAGACCGCCGCGGACCGACGCAGACAGACGGCCTCATGGCGCCGCTGTCAGATAGCGACGACGTCGGGTCGCACTCGCCGGACACCGACGACGACG AAAGCCGACCTTCGACCCGCACCTAG
- the LOC133510623 gene encoding cyclin-dependent kinase 11B-like isoform X2, whose amino-acid sequence MCAKAPAEELCAVKEEDERRVPHTRADVSEEYFHPDRRRETTESSNVKEEEEEEEEEEEEEDVEHPQVKKEDATEAPSIKEEEEEEDVTKKPLALVPFKHEGEGRRGEIREAEPPGGESSQRAEAEGDGDRRGPTQTDGLMAPLSDSDDVGSHSPDTDDDGLTGAERDGRGLPRLPVPTGQPRRRSSFGPWTLFNRHQMVKFVNSPQVNNKRLPR is encoded by the exons ATGTGCGCAAAAGCGCCCGCAGAGGAACTTTGCGCAGTAAAAGAAGAGGACGAGCGACGAGTGCCGCACACGCGCGCCG ACGTGAGTGAAGAATATTTTCATCCTGATCGACGACGGGAGACAACAGAGTCGTCCAacgtgaaagaagaagaagaagaagaagaggaggaggaggaggaggaggacgtggAGCATCCTCAGGTTAAAAAGGAGGACGCGACAGAAGCCCCCagcatcaaagaggaggaggaggaagaagatgtCACCAAGAAGCCGTTGGCGCTTGTCCCTTTCAAGCACGAAGGTGAGGGTCGACGTGGCGAGATCAGAGAGGCGGAGCCTCCAGGCGGCGAATCGAGTCAACGCGCGGAAGCAGAGGGCGACGGAGACCGCCGCGGACCGACGCAGACAGACGGCCTCATGGCGCCGCTGTCAGATAGCGACGACGTCGGGTCGCACTCGCCGGACACCGACGACGACG GGCTGACCGGGGCGGAACGAGATGGGCGGGGTCTCCCACGCCTTCCGGTCCCGACCGGCCAGCCACGGCGCCGATCATCTTTTGGACCGTGGACGCTTTTCAATCGTCATCAAATGGTCAAATTTGTCAACAGTCCCCAAGTGAACAACAAGAGGTTGCCACGTTGA
- the LOC133510623 gene encoding zinc finger protein OZF-like isoform X1: MCAKAPAEELCAVKEEDERRVPHTRADVSEEYFHPDRRRETTESSNVKEEEEEEEEEEEEEDVEHPQVKKEDATEAPSIKEEEEEEDVTKKPLALVPFKHEGEGRRGEIREAEPPGGESSQRAEAEGDGDRRGPTQTDGLMAPLSDSDDVGSHSPDTDDDGKGDVARRGKCWECSQCGKTLGTKRTLRAHARTHGPDKPFACSVCGKSFARKKHLSGHARIHTGEKPFSCSLCGKSFSVKSTLTTHTRTHTGEKPFACLFCGKGFSVKKHLTGHTRIHTGEKPFACSICGKSFSVKSTLTTHTRTHTGEKPFACSVCDKSFTIRSSLTKHTRTHTGEKPFACSVCGERFTEKGTLGRHARTHTGEKPFACPLCEKSFSVKSSLTKHTRKACCLLTLE; the protein is encoded by the exons ATGTGCGCAAAAGCGCCCGCAGAGGAACTTTGCGCAGTAAAAGAAGAGGACGAGCGACGAGTGCCGCACACGCGCGCCG ACGTGAGTGAAGAATATTTTCATCCTGATCGACGACGGGAGACAACAGAGTCGTCCAacgtgaaagaagaagaagaagaagaagaggaggaggaggaggaggaggacgtggAGCATCCTCAGGTTAAAAAGGAGGACGCGACAGAAGCCCCCagcatcaaagaggaggaggaggaagaagatgtCACCAAGAAGCCGTTGGCGCTTGTCCCTTTCAAGCACGAAGGTGAGGGTCGACGTGGCGAGATCAGAGAGGCGGAGCCTCCAGGCGGCGAATCGAGTCAACGCGCGGAAGCAGAGGGCGACGGAGACCGCCGCGGACCGACGCAGACAGACGGCCTCATGGCGCCGCTGTCAGATAGCGACGACGTCGGGTCGCACTCGCCGGACACCGACGACGACGGTAAAGGGGATGTGGCGCGTCGCGGCAAATGCTGGGAGTGTTCGCAGTGTGGGAAAACGTTGGGCACAAAGAGGACCTTGCGCGCTCACGCCAGAACACACGGGCCAGACAAACCGtttgcctgttcagtttgtggcaaaagcttCGCTCGAAAGAAACATTTAAGCGGACACGCGAGAATTCACACgggggagaaacctttttcctgctcgcTTTGTGGCAAAAGCTTCTCCGTGAAGTCAACTTTAACGACGCACACCCGAACGCACACGGGAGAAAAGCCCTTTGCCTGCTTATTTTGCGGGAAAGGCTTCTCCGTAAAGAAACATTTGACGGGACACACCAGAAtacacaccggagagaaaccttttgcctgctcaatCTGCGGCAAAAGCTTCTCCGTCAAGTCGACGTTGACAACGCACACGCGAACGCACACGGGGGAAAAACCTTTCGCGTGCTCGGTTTGTGATAAAAGCTTCACGATCAGGTCGAGCTTAACGAAACACACCAGAACGCACACCGGTGAGAAACCGTTTGCCTGTTCAGTTTGCGGCGAAAGGTTCACTGAAAAGGGCACGCTGGGAAGACACGCGAGGACACACACGGGCGAGAAACCTTTCGCCTGCCCACTTTGTGAGAAAAGCTTCTCCGTCAAATCAAGTTTGACAAAACACACGAGGAAAGCCTGTTGCCTGCTCACTTTGGAATAA
- the catip gene encoding ciliogenesis-associated TTC17-interacting protein → MSCIYLACFVASPGRDVGPPTHARHFTALEPRLPRQRLSAKRKAEKGAEGGEASCAPRRLVFGLPPGRLETSARTTKPAPEARASEEAVAFLASIEAEELAKCAFADSLTTASEGGRDLGSFSVSVEFARRARRPCLLLRARSRGAVDDCPCGTALTAYLTADLEVLEEERREYVELDGRVLDKRCHVVRRDGTTTVDHVSGVGEDVTRDSVCYSADALRGLVTDGSNFLLMRLMALRKKVPEHVTFLSFDDKLRLCRATFRQLEQKQMEVDGQTLDVFGVERILQSADESPTTWHHYFLPDGHLASRWQVGSPVTMVLLQLPSQNQQAYEKISLVWEEDIQMRSKFLDRKEELKADHASYLKAHPEIRALISDFLQFLLLKKPRDVFRFAREYFLPFTTDGGSPASPSQ, encoded by the exons ATGTCGTGTATATATTTAGCTTGTTTTGTTGCTTCCCCGGGTCGGGATGTCGGCCCGCCCACCCACGCACGCCACTTTACGGCACTCGAGCCCCGGTTGCCACGACAACGGCTCTCTGCAAAGCGGAAAGCGGAAAAAGGGGCCGAGGGAGGCGAGGCGAGCTGCGCCCCGCGTCGACTTGTTTTTGGGCTCCCTCCCGGAAGGCTGGAGACCTCGGCGAGGACAACCAAGCCGGCCCCGGAGGCCCGCGCCTCCGAGGAAGCCGTCGCCTTCTTGGCCAGCATTG AAGCGGAGGAGCTGGCCAAGTGCGCGTTCGCCGACTCTCTGACGACGGCGTCGGAAGGCGGTCGAGACTTGGGGAGCTTCAGCGTGTCGGTGGAGTTCGCCCGCAGAGCCCGTCGGCCGTGCCTGCTGCTCCGCGCCCGCAGCCGCGGCGCCGTCGACGACTGCCCGTGCGGAACCGCGCTGACGG CCTACCTGACCGCCGACCTCGAGGTGCTGGAGGAGGAGCGGCGCGAGTACGTGGAG CTCGACGGCCGCGTTCTGGACAAGCGCTGTCACGTGGTGCGACGGGACGGAACGACGACCGTCGACCACGTTAGCGGCGTCGGAGAG GACGTGACCAGGGACAGCGTTTGCTACTCGGCCGACGCCCTCCGAGGGCTCGTCACCGACGGTTCCAACTTCCTGCTCATGCGGCTGATGGCCTTGAGGAAGAAAGTGCCGGAACACGTGACCTTCCTCTCCTTTGACGACAAGTTGCGCCTCTGCCGCGCCACCTTC CGGCAACTGGAGCAGAAGCAGATGGAGGTCGACGGGCAGACGCTGGACGTGTTCGGCGTGGAGAGGATCCTCCAGTCCGCGGATGAAAGCCCGACCACGTGGCACCACTACTTTTTGCCCGACGG GCATCTGGCAAGCCGGTGGCAGGTGGGCTCTCCGGTCACGATGGTCTTACTGCAGCTGCCGTCGCAGAACCAACAAG CTTACGAGAAAATCTCCTTGGTTTGGGAAGAGGACATTCAGATGCGCTCCAAGTTCTTGGACCGAAAG GAGGAGCTGAAGGCCGACCACGCGTCCTACCTGAAAGCTCACCCGGAGATCCGAGCGCTCATCTCGGACTTCCTGCAATTCCTGCTGCTCAAGAAACCCCGCGACGTCTTCCGCTTCGCCAGGGAATATTTCCTCCCCTTCACAACGGACGGCGGCAGCCCGGCGTCCCCCTCGCAGTGA